One Cryobacterium roopkundense genomic region harbors:
- a CDS encoding alcohol dehydrogenase catalytic domain-containing protein, with product MTTATMLSALLRTSGLSWPYSESAPLTLERLPVPSPRAGEVLVKVERASLCHSDLSVIDASRIRPLPMALGHEAAGTIAALGADVDDVHVGDHVVLVFVPSCGGCRACLAGRPALCHRGAASNNTGDLLHGDAVLRSETGERVNHHLGVSAFSQYAVVARESAVVIERDVPFDVAAMFGCAALTGIGAVLNTGQLAAGQSVIVFGLGAVGLMAVMAAAQVAGTTIIAIDPLPDKQDLALRCGATAAGTPDQAVALVAEHAGDGVDLAIEAVGNSRVMEACLALLTRGGALVSVGLPHPDQTITTSALQFAGMGRRLLGCYMGDSVPSRDIPAYLDMWRAGRLPVELLHTDTRPLCDLNESLDALAEGRVVRRLFTMA from the coding sequence ATGACGACAGCAACGATGCTCAGCGCACTTCTTCGTACCAGTGGTTTGTCTTGGCCCTATTCCGAGAGTGCGCCCCTCACCCTGGAGCGTCTCCCGGTGCCGTCGCCGCGGGCCGGTGAAGTGCTGGTGAAGGTCGAACGCGCCAGTCTGTGCCACTCGGATCTGTCCGTGATCGATGCGTCCCGCATCCGTCCGCTGCCGATGGCCCTCGGACACGAGGCGGCCGGAACCATCGCCGCCCTCGGGGCTGACGTCGACGACGTGCACGTGGGCGACCACGTGGTACTCGTTTTTGTGCCGAGTTGCGGAGGATGCCGGGCCTGCCTAGCCGGGCGGCCCGCGCTCTGCCACCGGGGAGCGGCCTCGAATAATACGGGCGACCTGTTGCATGGCGACGCTGTGCTTCGCTCCGAGACCGGCGAGCGCGTCAATCATCACCTCGGAGTGTCGGCCTTCTCGCAGTACGCCGTCGTGGCGCGCGAATCGGCCGTGGTGATCGAGCGGGACGTGCCCTTCGATGTGGCCGCCATGTTCGGCTGCGCCGCGCTGACCGGTATCGGGGCGGTGCTCAACACGGGCCAGCTCGCCGCCGGCCAGTCCGTGATCGTGTTCGGGCTCGGCGCGGTCGGCCTGATGGCCGTGATGGCGGCCGCGCAGGTCGCCGGCACGACGATCATCGCGATCGACCCGCTGCCCGACAAGCAGGATCTTGCACTGCGCTGCGGGGCCACTGCAGCCGGGACACCAGACCAGGCTGTCGCTCTCGTTGCGGAGCACGCCGGCGACGGCGTCGACCTCGCGATCGAGGCCGTGGGCAACTCCCGGGTCATGGAAGCGTGCCTCGCCCTCCTCACCCGAGGTGGTGCCCTTGTGTCTGTCGGGTTGCCCCATCCGGATCAGACGATCACGACCTCGGCCCTGCAATTCGCCGGCATGGGGCGTCGGCTCCTCGGCTGCTACATGGGAGACTCCGTGCCGAGTCGCGACATCCCCGCATACCTCGACATGTGGCGGGCAGGCAGGCTGCCTGTGGAGCTCCTGCACACTGATACCCGGCCGCTGTGCGACCTGAACGAGAGCCTCGATGCCCTCGCCGAGGGCCGCGTCGTGCGGCGGCTGTTCACGATGGCCTGA
- a CDS encoding nitroreductase family deazaflavin-dependent oxidoreductase has product MTFRDASVDFGMRMTNGVHRALLAVSGGRLGWTIGPMPAVELHTIGRSSGERRSTMLTAPVHGEGRYVLVASKGGDDRNPNWYLNLVAHPEVELTIRGETLPMRARTATPAEKADLWPKIVAAYSGYAAYQTRTTRDIPVVICEPR; this is encoded by the coding sequence ATGACTTTTCGCGATGCCAGTGTCGATTTCGGGATGCGCATGACGAACGGCGTACACCGTGCCCTGCTCGCAGTTTCGGGCGGACGGCTCGGGTGGACCATCGGCCCGATGCCGGCAGTCGAATTGCACACCATAGGCCGTTCCAGCGGTGAGCGACGGTCGACAATGCTGACGGCGCCGGTGCACGGTGAGGGCCGTTACGTGCTCGTGGCCTCCAAAGGCGGAGACGACCGCAATCCCAACTGGTACCTCAACCTCGTGGCACACCCCGAGGTGGAATTGACGATCAGGGGTGAGACACTTCCGATGCGGGCACGAACCGCAACACCTGCCGAGAAAGCTGACCTCTGGCCGAAGATCGTGGCCGCTTACTCCGGGTACGCGGCCTACCAGACCAGGACCACCCGGGATATTCCCGTGGTCATCTGCGAGCCCCGCTGA
- a CDS encoding glyceraldehyde-3-phosphate dehydrogenase, translated as MNQPTDRARQLWIDREALAEAMIPLIGRLYRDNNVVTSVYGRGLINKSVIGLLKAHRFARHIADVELPLEETLPVLQTLVRLNLGAASIDLARLAVAYRQDAEEHSLEEFLRIELADIVDRHGLDERTSTDVILYGFGRIGRLLARILIEHAGGGQSLRLRAIVVRKGSANDLVKRASLLRRDSVHGPFEGTITVDEENNTILANGTLIQVIYSSDPASVDYTEYGIHNAVVVDNTGRWRDAEGLSQHLKCPGVARVLLTAPGKGALKNIVHGINHSSITADDLIVTAASCTTNAISPVLKAINDRFGIIDGHVETVHSFTNDQNLIDNFHSGDRRGRSAALNMVITETGAAKAVAKALPELAGKLTGNAIRVPTPDVSMAILNLTLENGTDKDEVNTYLRTMSLHSELHKQIDYIDSPEVVSSDFLGSRRAGIVDGLATIATGNKVILYVWYDNEFGYSCQVIRVLEEMAGVQAPAYPQAVAEELAAVI; from the coding sequence GTGAATCAGCCAACAGATCGTGCCCGTCAACTGTGGATCGATCGGGAGGCACTCGCTGAGGCGATGATTCCCCTGATCGGTCGTCTGTATCGCGACAACAATGTCGTGACGAGTGTGTACGGTCGCGGCTTGATCAACAAGTCGGTCATCGGCCTGCTCAAAGCTCATCGCTTCGCCCGGCACATAGCGGATGTCGAGCTTCCGCTCGAAGAGACGCTGCCGGTTCTGCAGACCCTCGTGCGTCTCAACCTCGGGGCCGCCTCGATCGACCTTGCCCGGCTCGCGGTCGCGTACCGGCAAGACGCCGAGGAGCACTCGCTCGAGGAATTCCTGCGCATCGAACTGGCCGACATCGTCGACCGCCACGGACTGGATGAGCGCACGAGCACTGACGTGATCCTGTATGGATTCGGTCGAATCGGCCGTCTGCTGGCCAGAATCCTGATCGAACACGCAGGCGGCGGCCAGAGCCTCCGCCTGCGTGCCATCGTCGTGCGCAAGGGATCGGCGAACGACCTGGTCAAGCGCGCGAGCCTGCTGCGCCGCGATTCGGTGCACGGTCCGTTCGAGGGCACGATCACCGTCGACGAAGAGAACAACACCATCCTCGCCAACGGCACGCTCATCCAGGTCATCTACTCAAGCGATCCGGCATCCGTCGACTACACCGAGTACGGCATCCACAACGCCGTCGTCGTCGACAACACGGGACGCTGGCGCGACGCTGAGGGGCTGTCCCAGCACCTGAAGTGCCCCGGAGTCGCCCGCGTCTTGCTGACCGCACCCGGAAAGGGCGCGCTCAAGAACATCGTGCACGGCATCAACCACAGCTCGATCACCGCCGACGACCTGATTGTCACGGCGGCCTCCTGCACCACGAACGCCATCTCCCCGGTGCTCAAGGCCATCAACGATCGCTTCGGCATCATCGACGGTCACGTCGAGACTGTGCACTCGTTCACCAACGACCAGAATCTGATCGATAACTTCCACTCGGGCGATCGCCGCGGACGCTCGGCCGCCCTCAACATGGTGATCACGGAGACGGGAGCCGCGAAGGCCGTCGCCAAGGCGTTGCCCGAACTCGCCGGAAAGCTCACCGGAAACGCCATTCGCGTTCCCACGCCTGACGTGTCGATGGCGATCCTGAACCTCACCCTCGAGAACGGCACAGACAAGGATGAGGTCAACACGTACCTGCGGACCATGTCGCTGCACTCCGAGCTGCACAAGCAGATCGACTACATCGACTCGCCGGAGGTCGTCTCAAGCGACTTCCTCGGCTCGCGCCGTGCAGGTATCGTCGATGGGCTCGCCACGATTGCCACCGGCAACAAGGTCATCCTCTATGTCTGGTACGACAACGAGTTCGGCTACAGCTGCCAGGTCATCCGCGTGCTCGAGGAGATGGCCGGAGTCCAGGCACCCGCCTACCCCCAGGCCGTTGCCGAGGAACTCGCCGCCGTCATCTAA
- a CDS encoding DUF2469 family protein, with protein MEEDEFEDYDREVELALYREYRDVVGQFQYVVETERRFYLANEVDLVRRDTEHDFYFELNMKDVWVWDVYRSDRFVKSVRVLTFKDVNVEELASKEFELPKELALDE; from the coding sequence ATGGAAGAAGACGAGTTTGAGGACTACGACCGCGAGGTCGAGTTGGCCCTGTACCGCGAATATCGAGACGTGGTTGGCCAGTTCCAGTACGTTGTTGAAACGGAACGGCGCTTCTACCTGGCGAACGAAGTCGACCTCGTGCGCCGCGACACTGAACACGATTTTTACTTCGAACTGAACATGAAGGACGTCTGGGTCTGGGATGTCTACCGCTCGGATCGCTTTGTGAAATCGGTGCGTGTGCTCACATTCAAAGACGTCAATGTGGAAGAACTCGCCTCCAAGGAATTTGAGCTCCCGAAAGAATTGGCGCTCGACGAATAA
- a CDS encoding ribonuclease HII codes for MGVSDPHLDVELALLAGGARFVIGCDEVGRGALAGPVGVGFVAIDGSVTPIPAGLRDSKMLSEPKRELLAPLASAWAMHSAIGLASAQEIDELGIIACLGLAGKRALAELYAAGVNVSGSVVLLDGCDDWLNKALKTPLQVVTRVKADRDCGSVAAASVIAKVHRDRLMIEADAVSPGYGWSGNKGYGSAEHMSAIGRLGATALHRKSWLKNSA; via the coding sequence GTGGGCGTCTCCGACCCTCACCTCGACGTGGAATTGGCGTTGCTCGCAGGCGGGGCCCGGTTCGTGATCGGGTGCGACGAGGTCGGGCGCGGTGCCCTCGCCGGTCCGGTGGGCGTGGGATTCGTCGCAATCGATGGGAGTGTTACCCCCATTCCGGCCGGATTACGCGACTCAAAAATGCTCAGTGAGCCCAAAAGAGAGCTGCTCGCACCACTCGCAAGCGCCTGGGCGATGCATTCGGCGATCGGTCTCGCATCCGCTCAGGAGATCGACGAGCTCGGAATCATCGCCTGTCTCGGCCTCGCCGGAAAACGCGCCCTTGCCGAGCTGTACGCCGCGGGGGTGAACGTCTCGGGCAGCGTCGTGCTGCTCGATGGCTGTGATGACTGGCTCAACAAGGCCTTGAAGACACCGCTGCAGGTCGTCACGCGGGTCAAGGCGGACCGCGATTGCGGGTCTGTTGCCGCGGCATCCGTCATCGCGAAGGTGCACAGGGACCGACTGATGATCGAAGCGGATGCCGTTTCTCCCGGCTACGGCTGGTCGGGCAACAAGGGATACGGAAGTGCGGAGCATATGAGCGCCATCGGGCGGTTGGGCGCGACTGCCCTACACCGCAAATCGTGGCTCAAAAACTCGGCGTAA
- the lepB gene encoding signal peptidase I, producing MTEEAVPTRSTRMGSRLRARPGQKKTKKQSVLLFIRDLIIIFVVALLISFLIKTFLIRSFYIPSGSMENTLQVYDRIIVNQLEPRFIPIDHGDVVVFRDPGGWLPPQQEVQQNPIVASADWLMSVVGLSAPDSNDHLIKRVIGLPGDHVVCCNALGQMSVNDVPLAEPYVLLPQGETKVSKDDFDVVIPADSLWMMGDNRYNSKDSRYNGETPGKGYVPIDNVVGRALVISWPLARWAWLDDYPDVFRGVEDAAQ from the coding sequence ATGACAGAAGAAGCGGTGCCCACGCGATCGACTCGCATGGGATCACGATTACGCGCACGACCCGGTCAGAAGAAAACCAAAAAGCAGAGCGTCTTGCTGTTCATCCGCGACCTGATCATCATCTTCGTGGTCGCGCTCCTCATCTCCTTCCTGATCAAGACGTTCTTGATCAGATCGTTTTACATCCCCTCGGGGTCGATGGAAAACACCCTGCAGGTCTATGACCGCATCATCGTGAACCAGCTCGAACCGCGCTTCATACCGATCGATCACGGCGATGTTGTCGTGTTCCGTGATCCGGGTGGCTGGTTGCCTCCGCAGCAGGAGGTACAGCAGAACCCCATCGTTGCTAGTGCCGACTGGCTCATGTCGGTTGTCGGACTTTCCGCGCCGGACAGCAACGATCACCTCATTAAGCGCGTCATCGGGCTTCCCGGCGACCACGTCGTCTGCTGCAATGCACTCGGCCAGATGAGCGTCAACGACGTGCCGCTCGCCGAGCCGTACGTGCTGCTGCCGCAGGGCGAAACCAAGGTCTCCAAGGATGACTTCGACGTCGTCATTCCCGCAGACTCCCTGTGGATGATGGGCGACAATCGGTACAACTCGAAGGACTCCCGCTACAACGGGGAAACACCCGGCAAGGGCTATGTTCCGATCGACAACGTCGTTGGGCGTGCGCTCGTGATCAGCTGGCCCCTCGCGCGGTGGGCCTGGCTTGATGACTATCCTGACGTCTTCCGCGGCGTCGAAGACGCGGCCCAGTAG
- the rplS gene encoding 50S ribosomal protein L19: MHILDFVDAPSLKKDIPAFRAGDTVKVHVNIIEGTRSRIQVFQGIVIGRSGEGVRETFCVRKVSFQIGVERTFPVHSPVIDHIEVVTRGDVRRAKLYFLRDLRGKKAKIKEKR; this comes from the coding sequence ATGCATATTCTCGACTTCGTGGATGCTCCTTCCCTCAAGAAGGACATCCCCGCGTTCCGCGCCGGCGACACCGTCAAGGTTCACGTAAACATTATTGAAGGCACCCGCTCTCGTATCCAGGTCTTCCAGGGCATCGTCATTGGCCGTTCCGGCGAAGGCGTGCGCGAGACCTTCTGCGTGCGCAAGGTCAGCTTCCAGATCGGCGTCGAGCGTACCTTCCCGGTGCACTCCCCGGTCATCGACCACATCGAGGTCGTCACCCGCGGAGACGTTCGTCGCGCCAAGCTGTACTTCCTGCGCGACCTGCGCGGCAAGAAGGCCAAGATCAAGGAAAAGCGCTAA
- the trmD gene encoding tRNA (guanosine(37)-N1)-methyltransferase TrmD, translating to MRIDIVTIFPEFFDVLDLSLLGKARQSGLIELGVHNLRDHTHDRHRTVDDTPYGGGAGMVMKPEPWGDALDAILGPPLPAETADAEAGPVIIFPSPAGEQFSQATARELAEESHLVFGCGRYEGIDQRVVDHYATRGRVRLISLGDYVLNGGEVAVMAMIEAVGRLIPGVVGNPQSLVEESHEDGLLEYPSYTKPSEWRGLPVPPVLLSGNHGAIAAWRREQQLERTARVRPDLLPPAS from the coding sequence ATGCGCATTGATATCGTCACGATTTTTCCCGAGTTCTTCGATGTGCTGGATCTGTCCCTTCTCGGCAAGGCTCGGCAGTCGGGTCTGATCGAACTCGGCGTGCACAACCTGCGCGACCACACTCACGACCGCCACCGCACGGTCGACGACACCCCCTACGGCGGCGGTGCCGGCATGGTGATGAAGCCGGAACCCTGGGGCGACGCCCTCGACGCGATCCTCGGCCCTCCCCTCCCCGCCGAAACAGCGGATGCCGAGGCTGGTCCCGTCATCATCTTTCCCTCGCCCGCAGGTGAGCAGTTCAGCCAGGCCACCGCCCGGGAACTCGCCGAGGAATCGCACCTCGTGTTCGGCTGCGGCCGCTACGAAGGCATCGACCAGCGGGTCGTCGACCACTACGCCACGCGCGGTCGCGTGCGCCTGATCAGCCTCGGCGACTACGTGCTCAACGGGGGAGAGGTGGCTGTGATGGCCATGATCGAAGCCGTCGGGCGCCTCATTCCCGGCGTCGTCGGCAACCCGCAGAGTCTCGTGGAGGAATCCCATGAAGACGGCCTGCTGGAATACCCCAGCTACACCAAGCCCTCCGAGTGGCGCGGACTCCCGGTGCCGCCGGTTCTTCTGAGCGGCAATCATGGAGCCATCGCAGCCTGGCGCCGCGAGCAGCAGCTCGAACGCACCGCCCGCGTGCGGCCCGATCTTCTGCCGCCCGCCTCCTGA
- the nirD gene encoding nitrite reductase small subunit NirD has product MTMTLSGTATDTVAQPAPVWERACAVTDLEPSWGEAALVRMKQIALFLLSPSEVYAVCHRDPHTDAYVMARGIVGSRGDRPTIASPLHKEVYDLGTGECFTDPNLFLRTFQTRIVGGFIEVAV; this is encoded by the coding sequence ATGACCATGACACTCTCTGGCACCGCGACGGACACAGTCGCACAGCCCGCCCCGGTTTGGGAGCGCGCCTGCGCCGTGACCGACCTCGAGCCGTCGTGGGGCGAGGCCGCTCTCGTGCGCATGAAACAGATCGCCCTCTTCCTGCTCTCGCCCTCCGAGGTTTACGCGGTCTGCCACCGCGACCCCCACACCGACGCCTACGTGATGGCCCGTGGCATCGTCGGGTCCAGGGGTGACCGGCCCACGATAGCCTCGCCCCTGCACAAGGAGGTCTACGACCTCGGCACGGGCGAATGCTTCACCGATCCGAACCTGTTCCTCCGTACGTTCCAGACCCGCATCGTGGGCGGCTTCATCGAGGTCGCCGTCTAG
- the nirB gene encoding nitrite reductase large subunit NirB gives MTSSTSPTPQAVQRRVIVIGGGPAAHRLTDALHSRDTEHTLSVVVMAEEAHLPYDRVALSQRLAGAVDLTLEPSGVWDTEHIALRVGERASAIDRAAQTVTTASGEVVRYDNLVLATGSSAPVPEMPGSAHIRVYRTVDDVDALVAELAALTKSLGRAPKVVVAGGGLLGLEAAGGLHRLGAEAAIVHSGGWLMSAQLDEGGGQALGRLIAAQGIELHLGTRARTILTNDDDTAVTGLQLGNSRTIPADMVIYAIGISPRDELARAAGLGIGTRGGVSIGDDCRTSDPRIWAIGEVASWNDRCVGLVAPANAMAEVVADRLLGGEALFTTVDDATKLKLSGVDVASFGDALGTTPGALEIVYADPARGLYQKLVVSDDARTLLGGIFVGDATPYSSLRPMVGRELSSEPAAYLSAAGAEAPAGDDLPDDALVCSCNMVTAGAVRVAVRGDEHTDACTELGALKTCTRAGTQCGSCVPLVKKLLEAELIASGQTVSRALCEHFELSRQELFESVRVLGLTSSDEIFTRFGTGRGCDVCKPAVGSILASQNTAYILDAGRGTLQDTNDRAMANMQKDGTYSVVPRIPGGEITPTKLAVIAKVALDFDLYTKITGGQRIDLFGARLEQLPEIWRILVDAGFESGQAYGKALRNVKSCVGSTWCRFGVQDAVGLAIRLELRYRGLRAPHKFKFGVSGCARECAEARAKDVGIIASDNGWNMYVGGNGGFQPAHGQLLATDLDEATLISYIDRYMMYYIRTADRMQRTARWMEDLDGGLEHVRDVVINDSLGLAAELEEAMAAHVDNYEDEWAATLADPERLRRFRSFVNAPTQADPSIALVSERDQIRPATPEERADSSTVILSGSRIPFRGE, from the coding sequence ATGACTTCTTCGACCAGCCCCACCCCCCAGGCCGTCCAGCGTCGCGTGATCGTGATCGGTGGCGGTCCGGCAGCACACCGCCTCACCGACGCGCTCCACTCCCGCGACACGGAGCACACGCTCTCCGTCGTGGTGATGGCCGAGGAAGCGCACCTTCCGTACGACCGCGTGGCGCTCAGCCAGCGGCTCGCCGGAGCCGTTGACCTTACTCTGGAGCCGAGCGGAGTCTGGGATACCGAACACATAGCGCTTCGCGTCGGCGAACGCGCCTCGGCGATCGACCGGGCGGCGCAGACCGTGACGACGGCCTCCGGCGAGGTCGTCAGGTATGACAACCTCGTGCTCGCCACCGGGTCGAGCGCCCCCGTGCCGGAGATGCCGGGTTCCGCCCACATCCGTGTGTACCGCACCGTCGACGATGTGGACGCCCTCGTCGCCGAACTCGCTGCCCTGACAAAGTCGCTCGGTCGCGCGCCGAAAGTGGTCGTAGCCGGCGGCGGGCTGCTCGGCCTCGAGGCGGCCGGCGGGCTTCACAGGCTCGGTGCCGAAGCGGCCATCGTGCACTCCGGTGGCTGGCTCATGTCCGCGCAGCTCGACGAAGGCGGCGGACAAGCCCTCGGCCGGCTCATCGCCGCCCAGGGCATTGAGCTGCACCTCGGAACCCGCGCCCGCACCATCCTCACGAATGATGACGACACCGCCGTCACCGGCCTGCAGCTCGGCAACAGCAGGACCATCCCGGCCGACATGGTGATCTACGCGATCGGAATCTCGCCGCGAGACGAGCTTGCCCGCGCGGCCGGGCTCGGCATCGGCACCCGCGGCGGCGTCAGCATCGGTGACGATTGCCGAACGAGCGACCCGAGAATCTGGGCCATCGGCGAGGTGGCGAGCTGGAACGACCGCTGCGTGGGACTGGTGGCCCCGGCCAACGCGATGGCCGAGGTCGTGGCCGACCGACTGCTCGGCGGCGAGGCGCTTTTCACCACCGTGGACGACGCGACGAAGCTCAAGCTCTCCGGCGTCGACGTGGCGAGCTTTGGTGACGCCCTCGGCACCACGCCGGGCGCACTCGAAATCGTCTATGCCGACCCCGCACGTGGCCTGTACCAAAAACTTGTCGTGTCCGACGATGCCAGGACCCTGCTCGGCGGCATCTTCGTGGGCGACGCTACCCCCTATTCCTCGCTGCGTCCGATGGTGGGCCGTGAACTCAGCAGCGAACCCGCCGCGTACCTCTCCGCCGCCGGCGCGGAAGCCCCGGCCGGCGACGACCTACCTGACGACGCCCTGGTGTGTTCCTGCAATATGGTGACCGCGGGAGCGGTTCGGGTGGCTGTGCGGGGCGACGAGCACACCGACGCGTGCACCGAGCTGGGCGCCCTGAAGACGTGCACGCGCGCGGGAACCCAGTGCGGTTCGTGCGTCCCGCTCGTGAAGAAGCTGCTCGAGGCCGAGCTGATCGCCTCCGGCCAGACCGTGTCCCGCGCCCTGTGCGAGCACTTCGAACTGAGCCGCCAGGAACTCTTCGAATCGGTACGCGTGCTCGGCCTCACCTCGAGCGACGAGATCTTCACCCGGTTCGGCACGGGACGCGGCTGCGACGTGTGCAAGCCAGCGGTCGGTTCCATCCTCGCGAGCCAGAACACCGCGTACATCCTCGACGCCGGGCGAGGCACCCTCCAGGACACGAACGACCGGGCCATGGCCAACATGCAGAAGGACGGCACGTACTCAGTGGTTCCCCGCATCCCCGGCGGCGAGATCACGCCCACCAAGCTTGCGGTGATCGCGAAAGTCGCACTCGACTTCGACCTCTACACCAAGATCACCGGCGGCCAGCGCATCGACCTGTTCGGCGCACGCCTCGAGCAACTCCCCGAGATCTGGCGCATCCTCGTGGATGCCGGCTTCGAATCGGGGCAGGCCTACGGCAAGGCCCTGCGCAACGTGAAGTCATGCGTCGGTTCCACCTGGTGCCGCTTCGGCGTTCAGGATGCCGTGGGGCTCGCCATCCGCCTCGAGCTGCGTTATCGGGGGCTGCGGGCACCTCACAAGTTCAAGTTCGGTGTCTCGGGCTGCGCGAGGGAATGCGCGGAAGCACGGGCCAAAGACGTAGGGATCATCGCCTCCGACAACGGCTGGAACATGTACGTGGGTGGAAATGGCGGCTTCCAGCCCGCCCACGGCCAGCTGCTCGCGACCGACCTCGACGAGGCCACGCTAATCAGCTACATCGACCGTTACATGATGTATTACATCCGCACGGCTGACCGCATGCAGCGCACCGCCCGGTGGATGGAAGACCTCGACGGCGGCCTCGAGCACGTGCGCGATGTGGTGATCAACGATTCCCTCGGGCTGGCCGCGGAACTCGAGGAGGCAATGGCCGCTCACGTAGACAACTATGAAGACGAATGGGCCGCAACCCTCGCCGATCCGGAGCGCCTGCGCCGTTTCCGCTCCTTCGTCAATGCCCCCACCCAAGCCGACCCGAGTATCGCGCTCGTCAGCGAACGTGACCAAATACGTCCTGCGACTCCCGAAGAGCGGGCCGATTCAAGTACGGTGATTCTCAGTGGAAGCCGTATTCCATTTCGAGGAGAATAA
- the cobA gene encoding uroporphyrinogen-III C-methyltransferase has protein sequence MNAPDSGTPGRVTLVGGGPGSAGLLTVAAVRALLEAEVVLYDRLAPTDDLPTLAPNARLIDVGKLPGNHAISQCDIEKLIVSHALQGSRVVRLKGGDPYIFGRGSEEVLACHTHGIPVTVISGVTSAIAVPAAAGIPLTHRGMSHAFTVVSGHAPLTDRELEGLVLLGSTIVVLMGVGTLPTLTQGLLRHGMTAEMPVAIIERGFSATQRTTIANLGTILGEAARASVASPAVLVIGEVVRLAFTGDTSAEDLISRAGEFAATS, from the coding sequence ATGAACGCCCCTGATTCAGGAACGCCCGGACGGGTAACGCTCGTCGGCGGCGGCCCAGGGTCGGCCGGGTTGCTCACTGTCGCCGCCGTGCGGGCGCTGCTCGAAGCCGAGGTCGTGCTCTACGACCGCCTCGCGCCGACGGACGATCTCCCCACGCTCGCACCCAACGCCCGGTTGATCGACGTGGGCAAGTTGCCCGGCAACCACGCCATCTCCCAGTGCGACATTGAGAAACTCATTGTGAGCCACGCCCTCCAGGGCTCCCGGGTGGTGCGTCTGAAGGGCGGTGACCCCTACATCTTCGGCCGCGGCAGCGAGGAAGTACTCGCCTGCCACACCCACGGGATCCCCGTGACCGTGATATCGGGCGTGACGAGCGCCATCGCGGTGCCAGCGGCCGCCGGTATCCCGCTCACACACCGCGGTATGAGCCACGCCTTCACCGTAGTCTCCGGACACGCGCCCCTCACCGACCGTGAGTTGGAAGGCCTCGTGCTGCTCGGCAGCACAATAGTGGTTCTCATGGGCGTCGGCACGCTGCCGACGCTCACGCAGGGCCTGCTCCGTCACGGTATGACCGCCGAGATGCCCGTCGCGATCATCGAGCGCGGCTTCAGCGCCACCCAACGCACCACGATCGCCAACCTCGGAACGATCCTCGGCGAAGCTGCGCGCGCGAGCGTCGCCTCTCCCGCCGTGCTCGTGATCGGCGAGGTCGTGCGTCTCGCCTTCACGGGTGACACCAGTGCCGAAGACCTGATCAGCCGAGCCGGCGAGTTCGCGGCGACCAGCTGA